The region TATGACGTATTCCTTTGTGCAAAAGCATCCACGATTCGTAAGGCTACTTCTGTGTTGTCTAAATTAAGAGATGAAATTAATTACATTCCGCTAATGTTTGATGTAAACTATACGATCAAAGACCGTATAGCTTGTCTTAAGTCCTTTAAATTTGGATATAGTTCTAAGAGAACAGAAGGTTTAATCCGCAGGTTAGCAGAGCGTGAGAGAGTAAAATATTTTGGAGCTATTAATTTTGATATTGTAATTAACCTATCTTCTTTGGATCAGATTTTGTTCCATATGTGCAAATCCTTTGATGGAGTGAAGATATTCAATATGAAATCATTTGAATATAAAAAATATACACAGAACAAAGACTATCGTAAGTTTATGGATTACTTCCTAAATCGTTTGGACGGTTATGATTATGTTACGGGTACTAAGCAGATTCTCAAGTTAAATCAGGCAGTATTTGAACAAAATCAGGTAAAACATCTTATTGGCCATGAGTCAAAGCTTGAATTACCAGAGTTATTAAAGGAGGTTGACAGATAATGAAGGTAGGAGTTGTAACATTTCATAGTGCACATAATTATGGTGCAAGTCTTCAAGCTTGGGCACTTCAAAAAGTATTGAAAAATCTTGGGACAGAGCCAGGTGTAATTCATTATCATCCTGAAATTATTGATAAGCTTTATGTTGCACCTAAGCTAGATACTACAAAGAAGAAACTAAAATATCTACTTAAGAAAGAGTATCGTTCCCGTATACAGACTCAGGTTTATAAAAATAAGCGTTATTCAAAGTTTATTCGTGAAAAATTTCATCTCATTGGTGATTATAAGACATATGAAGAGTTGTTAAATGCCAATTTATCTTTGGATGCATATATCACAGGTAGTGATCAGGTATGGAACAGTGATCACACGGGAGGATTTGACCCTGCCTATACTCTAGACTTTGCAAAACCTGGGGCCAAGAAAATATCTTATGCAGCTAGTGTAGGAAGAGAGTATATTTTACCGCAGTATAGAGAACAATTCCGTCAGAGTCTTGAAAGCTATACTTCAATCTCGGTTAGGGAAGCTAGTTCAAAACCAGGCATTGAAGCACTGACAGATAAGCCAGTAGAGGTTGTACTTGATCCAACCTTATTACTTGAGAGAAAAGATTATGAGGAATTAAAAAAGCCAGGAAAGTTTAAAGGCCGCTATATTTTGGTTTATATGATGGAGTCGAATAAGGAACTTGTTCAGTTTGCAAATCGTCTATCTGTTGCAATCGGTCTTCCAATTATTCAAAGAAAATTACCTGGAGTATTTCGTAATGAACTTGGATCTTATTACGAAGATACAGCTGCTGAATTTTTAGGTGAAATTGAGAATGCAGAGTATGTGCTAACAAATTCTTTTCATGCAACAGTATTCTCTTTAATATATGAAAAACCATTTATCTCCATGCTCCATACGAGTACTGGAGCAAGAACGAGCGATTTGCTTAAATCAGTAGGATTAGAGTCGCATCTGTTGTATCATATCGGAGATTTTCATGACATGAATCAATTTGATATTGAGGATGTAGAAGCGTTAAGACAGAGAATACGCGAATTAAGAGAGTCCTCTATTGACTTCTTAAAACGCGCGCTTGATAAGAAATAAGGAATAGATTCTTGGAGGAAAGCTATGAAACGGTTAACGGCGGTTGTACCTTGTTTTAATGAAGAAGAAGTTCTTCCGATGTTTTATGAGGAAATCATGAATGTTGCAGAATGTTTGAAGAATGAAGTTGAATTCGAGGTATTGTTTGTTAATGATGGTTCCACCGATGGAACGTTACAGGAAATCCGAAAATTAAGAGAGAGAGACAAGCGGGTAAAGCTTGTCTCCTTCTCGCGTAATTTTGGTAAAGAAGCGGCAATGTACGCTGGCCTTGAACATTCAACCGGTGATTTCGTAGCTATCTTGGATGCTGATTTGCAGCATCCACCTAAGATGTTAATTGAGATGTATCATGGAATTGTCTTGGAAGGATACGATAGTGTAGCAGCAAAGCGTGTCACCAGAGATGGAGAACCAAAGATCCGCTCTTTTTTCTCTAAAAAATTCTATAATATCTTATGTAAGTTAAGTAAAATAGAGATTGTCGAAGGTTCTGTAGATTATCGTCTTATGACGAGACAGATGGTGAAAGCTGTTCTATCCATGAGTGAAAGGAATCGTTTTACGAAAGGAATCTTTGGATGGGTAGGTTTTCATACCAAATGGATTGCTTATGAGAATGTAGAGAGGGCAGCAGGGCAAACCAAGTGGTCGTTCTGGAAATTATTTAAATACTCTCTGGAAGGAATTATAGGATTTTCAACAGCACCTCTTGCGATATCATCTATACTTGGACTTGCTTTTTGTGGGTTTTCCGTTTTGGCTATCATTTATATTGTTATAAAAACAATAATATGGGGTGATCCAACAAGTGGTTGGCCATCCTTAGCTTGTATTATCTTGATGGTAGGCGGTATCCAATTATTCTGTATGGGTATTTTGGGACAATATATGGGTAAAACTTATATTGAGGTAAAAAATCGCCCAATATATCTAGCAAGCCTTGTAGAGACAGAGGAAGAGCAAGACGATAGGATGTCGGAAGCTAATCAAAAGCAAGATGAGATGTTGCCAGAAACTATATCAAAAGCAACAAATAAGGAAATAACGTAAGATGATAATAAACGACAAGATTAGGGCTTAGAAAGGAAGGGCAAATAAAATGAAAAAAGTAATTACCTACGGTACTTACGATTTATTACATGTTGGGCATATTAATTTGCTAAGAAGAGCGAAAGAATATGGAGATTATCTCATTGTAGTATTATCTTCGGATGAATTTAACGCAATAAAGCATAAGACCGCTTATCATTGCTATGAAGATAGAAAAACAATTCTGGAAGCAATTCAATATGTAGATGAAGTAATACCAGAATATAATTGGGAACAAAAAATCAAGGATGTTGTAGATAATAATGTAGATGTATTTGTTATGGGAGATGACTGGAAGGGGCAATTTGACTTTTTAAAAGATTATTGTGAAGTCGTATATCTACCAAGAACAGAAGGGATTTCAACATCAAAGATTAAGAATGATTTGCATAAGTAATAATGTTAGACTCAGTTTCAAAAGGTAGTACAAAAATAAAATTATAAGTAAAAAAGAAAAGCTTTGGCTAGTAAGATTACTTAGATGGTATCATTTTGAGATAGAGCATCAAATGTTAACCACATTAGTAGTGGGTTTAAATGTGCGTGTAGATAACGCACAGGAATAGGAGTGTTAATGCTACGAAAAATCATGAAAAAAGGGATATTGGCTATATACAGAATCCTAAGATTTTTACCACTCCAAAAGAGAACCATATGCTTTATGAGTAACTTAGGTAGAAGTTATGGTGGAAATCCAAAAAGTATTTACGAAGAAATGGTAAGGGAAGGACTCGATAAGGAGTTTCGTTGCATTTTTTTCCTTGAGGATACGAATGCGCCAATTCCTGGTAGGGTATGGAAAGTAAAGCTTTCTCGTTTTCGCTATTATTATTTCTTGGCTGTAGCCGGTATCTGGGTGAGTGATACAAGATTTCCGAACTACATAAAAAAACGAAAGGGTGTTACCTACCTACAAACATGGCATGGTACACCTTTAAAAAAGTTAGCCTTGGACATGACGTCATTAGTGATGGCTGGTGAGGAAACCTTAGAACAATATAAAGAAGAATTTAAGAAAAACTCTGCAACATGGGACTATCTTATTTCTCAGAATCCATTTTCTACGGAAACCTTTAGAAGAGCATTTGACTTTCAAGGAGAAATATTAGAATATGGATATCCAAGAAATGATGTCTTATTTCAAAAAAATAATTCTTATGATATTGATCAGATAAAGAAGAAACTAAATATACCTAGAGATAAAAAGATAATTCTTTATGCACCAACATGGCGAGATAATGAATACCACGATAAAGCAAACTATAAATTTAATGCTCCACTTGATTACAATTATTTATATGAGCAATTAAAAGATGAGTATGTGATATTGTTAAAGTATCATTATATGGTAAGAGAGAAGCTTCCGTTGGAGCAATACCGAGGATTTTACATGGTAGTGGAACAAGAGATTGATATTTCAGAATTATATCTTGTATCGGATATGTTAATTACAGATTATTCTTCTGTTATGTTTGATTATAGTCTTTTATATCGCCCAATACTTTTTTATGTATATGATTTAAAGGAATATGAGGATAATCTTCGAGGCTTTTATTTTGATTTTGTAGAGGAGGCTCCTGGACCATTATTTACTTCATCAAGAGAACTTGTTTCTATGGTAAAGAATTATTATCCAGAAGACTATGCTGACAAATATAAAGCGTTCTGTGATAAATATCATACATTTGAGAATGGAAATGCAGCGAAACGTACGGTTAGACTTCTATCAGAAAAGGGAATGAAGTAATTGCATGAGCTAAGATAGAAATTAATAGTATATAGAATGATTTTAATAAATAGAAAGAAGGGAGCTGTTGTTATTGACAGTCCCTTCTTTCTGTTTATCAAGTATGGACTGAGTTTTACGTTTTACAAAAGAGCAGTATAGGAAAGCTGACTTAAAATGAAGTTCGCGAAGTTACTTCCTTATACAATAATTCGTAAAATGAATAGTAGATATCAATATAATCTATTTTACATATGATGAGAAGGTATCTATAATGATACTAAGTAGCATGTGATATGATGTGATATAAATAATATAAATTTTCTATAAATTTGATAGAAGAATACAAGATTAAGTGATATGCTGCAGGTTAGTATAGTTCCTAGATGTTAGTATAAAATTAGATGATTTAGATATAAGTTTGTTTTTAGGATATTTGTCAATAGTCTTAAGAGATGCTATATATGCGCAGAAATGAGGATAAAGATGAAAAAACCGTTTGTCACGCTTGAAAAAGTGAATGAAATTGTTAATACACATAGTACACCGTTTTATATTTATGATGAAAAAGGAA is a window of Lachnoclostridium phytofermentans ISDg DNA encoding:
- a CDS encoding polysaccharide pyruvyl transferase family protein; its protein translation is MKVGVVTFHSAHNYGASLQAWALQKVLKNLGTEPGVIHYHPEIIDKLYVAPKLDTTKKKLKYLLKKEYRSRIQTQVYKNKRYSKFIREKFHLIGDYKTYEELLNANLSLDAYITGSDQVWNSDHTGGFDPAYTLDFAKPGAKKISYAASVGREYILPQYREQFRQSLESYTSISVREASSKPGIEALTDKPVEVVLDPTLLLERKDYEELKKPGKFKGRYILVYMMESNKELVQFANRLSVAIGLPIIQRKLPGVFRNELGSYYEDTAAEFLGEIENAEYVLTNSFHATVFSLIYEKPFISMLHTSTGARTSDLLKSVGLESHLLYHIGDFHDMNQFDIEDVEALRQRIRELRESSIDFLKRALDKK
- a CDS encoding CDP-glycerol glycerophosphotransferase family protein, with translation MLRKIMKKGILAIYRILRFLPLQKRTICFMSNLGRSYGGNPKSIYEEMVREGLDKEFRCIFFLEDTNAPIPGRVWKVKLSRFRYYYFLAVAGIWVSDTRFPNYIKKRKGVTYLQTWHGTPLKKLALDMTSLVMAGEETLEQYKEEFKKNSATWDYLISQNPFSTETFRRAFDFQGEILEYGYPRNDVLFQKNNSYDIDQIKKKLNIPRDKKIILYAPTWRDNEYHDKANYKFNAPLDYNYLYEQLKDEYVILLKYHYMVREKLPLEQYRGFYMVVEQEIDISELYLVSDMLITDYSSVMFDYSLLYRPILFYVYDLKEYEDNLRGFYFDFVEEAPGPLFTSSRELVSMVKNYYPEDYADKYKAFCDKYHTFENGNAAKRTVRLLSEKGMK
- a CDS encoding glycosyltransferase family 2 protein, with the translated sequence MKRLTAVVPCFNEEEVLPMFYEEIMNVAECLKNEVEFEVLFVNDGSTDGTLQEIRKLRERDKRVKLVSFSRNFGKEAAMYAGLEHSTGDFVAILDADLQHPPKMLIEMYHGIVLEGYDSVAAKRVTRDGEPKIRSFFSKKFYNILCKLSKIEIVEGSVDYRLMTRQMVKAVLSMSERNRFTKGIFGWVGFHTKWIAYENVERAAGQTKWSFWKLFKYSLEGIIGFSTAPLAISSILGLAFCGFSVLAIIYIVIKTIIWGDPTSGWPSLACIILMVGGIQLFCMGILGQYMGKTYIEVKNRPIYLASLVETEEEQDDRMSEANQKQDEMLPETISKATNKEIT
- the tagD gene encoding glycerol-3-phosphate cytidylyltransferase yields the protein MKKVITYGTYDLLHVGHINLLRRAKEYGDYLIVVLSSDEFNAIKHKTAYHCYEDRKTILEAIQYVDEVIPEYNWEQKIKDVVDNNVDVFVMGDDWKGQFDFLKDYCEVVYLPRTEGISTSKIKNDLHK